The stretch of DNA GCGGCACGTCGACGTTCGACGGACTCTCGCTCGCGTGGGCGATCGTCGAGCACCTGCGCGACGCGCCGGAGCGGCGGGCGTTCACGCTCTTCGCGACCCATTACCACGAGATGACCGAGCTCGCGAAGACCTCGCCGGGTGTCGCGAACTTCACGATGGCCGTGCGGGAATGGGAGGGGAAGGTCGTGTTCCTCCGGAAGGTCGTCGCCGGAGGCGCCGACCGCAGCTACGGCATCCACGTCGCGGAGCTCGCCGGGATCCCGGAGCCGGTCATCGCCCGCGCCCGGGAGATCCTCGCGAATCTCGAGGAGCAGGAGCTCGACGTCCGCGGGCTCCCGAAGTTCGCGCGCAAGGAAGGGGAAGCGCCGAAGGAGGGGCAGTTCCTGCTCTTCGCCGGCCAGGAGGAGCTCGTCCTGGAAAAGCTCCGCGAGGTCGAGATCGACCAGCTGACTCCCGTGGCGGCGCTCTCCCTCCTGGCCTCGCTCCAGGACCGGGTCCGACGCTGAACGCCTCGGGATTCTTCGTCGTCGGGATCGCCGGAGAAACGCTCGCTCCGGGCGAGCGCGACGTCTTCCGGCGCTTCCCTCCGGCGGGGGTGATCCTCTTCGCCCGGAACATCGTTTCGGAGGAGCCGCTGCGGTCGCTGGTCTCGGAGATCCGGGCCGAGGTGCCCGGCGCGTTTCTGGCCGTCGATCAGGAAGGGGGGCCGGTCGACCGCTTTCGGGCGCTGACCGGGCCGTCTCCGTCGTTCGCCGCGGCCGCGCGGGCGGGAGCCGCCGACCTCGCCGGGATGCTCGCGGGAGAAATCTGCGCGGCCTTCTCGATCGACTGGGATCTCGCTCCGGTCGTCGACCGGGCCGTCGAGGGCGCGGGCCGGACGATCCTGAAAGAACGGGCCGCTTTCGAGGAGGGCCCGCCGATCGTGGAAGCGGCGGAGGCGTTCCTCGCGGAACTCGCGGCGTTCGGGGTCGCCGGGTGCCTCAAACACTTTCCGGGCCTCGGACGGGCCACCGTCGATTCGCACCGCGTGCTTCCCGGTCTGGCCGGCGGAAAAGGCGCTCTCGAACCGGATCTCCTTCCCTTCCGGGCGCTCGCGCCGCGCGTCCCGGCCGTGATGGTTTCGCACGCGGCCGTGAGTCCGTCGCCCCGGCCCGCGACGCTCGATCGCGCGATCGCGACCGATCTCCTGCGCGGCGACGTCGGGTTCGCCGGGATGGCCGTCTCGGACGACCTCGACATGGGCGCGCTCGCGGAGTTCGGCGGAATCCCGGAGCGCGCGGCGCAGGCGTTCGCCGCCGGCTGCGATCTCCTCTGCGTCGGGAAGGACACGGCGGCCCTGCCTTTGGCGGCGGAGGCCGTGGCGGGGGGAGGGTCCCGCGCGCGACGGGAGGAAGCGGCCCGCCGCATCGCGGCATTCCGCGCCGAGCTCGAACGGCACGGGCGCGACCGGCGACTCGCGCCGAGGCCAATCGCCGAAATCGCGGCCGCGTTCCGGCGCGCGGCCGATCGGCTCGGCTAGCGCCGCTCCCCGCTTCCTTTCTCCGCGGCGACGAGGTCGTCGATCTTGCGGGCGAGCACCGGAAGAGGGAGCGTTCCGCTCCCGAGGACGGCGTCATGGAAGCGGCGGCGGTCGAACTTCGGCCCGAGCGCGGCGGCCGCCTTGTCGCGGAGTCTCCGGATCTCGAGGCTCCCCAGCTTGTAGGCGAGCGCCTGCGCGGGGATGTCCGTCGAGTACCGGAGGGACTCGCTCGCGATCTGGAGATCTCCCTCGAACGTGTTCTCCTTCATGAAGGCGATCGCCCTCTCGCGCGACCATCCGAGCGCGTTCATTCCGGTGTCGACGACGAGCCGGGTGGAAATGAACGCGTCCATGGCGAGCCTCCCGCACGCGTCGTCGGGGTCCGCGTACATTCCCATTTCGCCGGCGAGCGACGAGGCGTATTCGCCCCACCCCTCGACGAACGCGGTCTCGTCGAGCGATTCGCGGCGCCAGACCGGAAGCGCGGCGTTCTCCTTCTGGAGATTGAGCTGGAAGTGATGCCCCGGAACGAGCTCGTGGTAGATGAGTGCCGCGGCGTTCAGGAGCGACCGCTCGGAAAGGCGCGATCCGTTGTAGAGATAGTCGCCTTCCGCGTTCGACGCCGTCGGGATCTGATAGTAGCCGAAGGTCATCGACCCTTCGAGTTCCGGCGACAGGCGGCGCACGCCGTAAGGGGCCTTCGGAAGACGTCCGAACTCTTCCGGGATCTTCGGTTCGATCCGCCGCACCGCGGCCATGAGCCGCCGCCCGATCTCGTCGGGAGTCGGCGGATGGAAGCGGGGATCGGTCTTCAGGAACTTCCGGTACGCGGCGAGGTCGCCGCCGAACCCGGCCCGGCGCCGGAGCGCGTCGAGCTCGCCGTTGATCCGCGCGATCTCCGAGAGGCCCGTGCGATGGATCTCCTCGGGCGAAAGGTCGAGCCCCGTGTGATACCGGATCAGCCATCGGTAGCATTCGGCGCCGCCCGGATACTGCGACATCCCGACCGACTCGGGGGCTTTCGCGGCGTACGGACCGCCGACCCAGGCGGCGAGATCGCGGATGGCGGGGTTCACCTTTCCGGCGACGCGCGCGAGCACGTCCCGCGAGAACGCGGCCGCCGTCGCGGCGGGAAGCGCCGCGACCCGGTTCGGGGCGGCGAAGAACGGGCTCTCCGTTCCTTCCCGCGCCGACGCCGCGAGGAACGGTACGACCGCCGCGATCTCCGCCTTCGGCAGGACGATCCCATCCGCCGATTCGCGCTCGAGCTTTTCGCGGATGCGGAGCAGCAGGACGGGGTACTCGTCGAGCAGCCGGAGGTATCGCGCCGCGTCCGCGGCGGTCCGGATCGGCATTTCGGCGAACACCCGCGTCACCGCGCGAAGCGGGCTCGCGTAAGGAGTGATCGGGACGAAGAAACGGGAATGGTCCGCCCGCTCGATCGCGCGCTGCACGCGTTCCCGGAGGACGAGCAGCGAAAGCCGGTCCTCCCCCTCGAGCGCGCCGGCGTCGACCGCCGCGAGCCGTGCTCTCAGGGGCTCGAGCCTCGCGACGACCTCGCGCGCGTGCGCCTCCGAGACGTCCGGGAGGTGTTCGACCGGGACGCCGGTGTCGAGGCGCGTCTCGGGGTTCTCGTCGAGAACGAATTGCCACCAGGCGTCTCCGACCTCCGCGACCACCTCGCGCGGCGTCGCCGCCGGGGTTCCGCCCGAGATCACCGCCGCGGTGAGCGCCAGCCAGAAGATCCGCATCTCGGCCTCCCTCGCCGATAGCGTATCCCGGGCGACGGCGCGGGCGCCCGGCCCGACTCCCGGGCGTTCGTGCCGGATCGGCCCGGTCGCGCGGTGTACAATTCGCGCCCGAACGATGAAAATTCGCTCCGCGTTCCGCAAGCTCGGCGCCGGCATGGCCGGTACCGCCCTGGTCGCGGGGCTGCTCGCGGTCGCGGTGATCCGACTGCGCCCGACCGATCCGACCCTCGCCCGGATCCTCGCCGGCGGAGGATCGCTCGCGCTCCTCCTGATCCTCGCGACCGGCATCGTCGCCGGGAGAGAACTCGCCGCGCGCGAGCGGGTCGAGCGCGGCCTGAAGAAGCTCGCCATGGTCGACGAGCTGACGGGCCTTTTCAACCGGCGGGGGTTCATCGAGCACGCCGGCGGAGTTCTCGATCTCGCGGGCCGGATGGGCCGGCCGGCCGTCCTCTTCTTCGCGGACGTGGACGGCCTCAAGACGATCAACGACCGCCACGGGCATGCGGCAGGAGACCTCACGCTCGCCGGCGCCGCGCGGATCCTCCAGCTCACGTTCCGGAGCTCCGACGTGATCGCGCGGATCGGGGGGGACGAGTTCGCCGTGCTGGCCCTTCTCGACGGCCGCAACGGCGGCGACGGCATCCTGCCGCGTCTGCGGAAGAACGTCGAGTTCTGGAACGGCCGGTGGGGCCAGGCCTTCGCGGTTTCCCTCTCGGTCGGCACCGTCGCCATCGACGCGTCCGTCGACCGCCTCGAAGAGGTCCTCGCCCGGGCGGACAAGGACCTCTACGAGAAGAAGGGATTCCGCGGGGTCGTCACCGCGTAGCATCCCGGGCCGGACGGGACCGGCGCCGTCGCCGGAGGCGGCCCGCCGCGGGATTAGAATCGCGCCGACGGAGACGCCCTCCGTCTCGAAGAAAGCGAGGAAATCATGGATCGACGACCCCTCCTCGGTGGAATTCTCCTGCTGTCGGCCTTGGCGGCGCTGGCATCGGCCGCCGAGAAGGCGCCGGAAAAGATGAAGGGCATGACGATGAAGAAATCGGGCGCCGCGCCGTCGGACGCGCAGCTCGTCGCGAGCGCGATGAAGGCCGCGCCGATGAGCGTCTCCAAGAACGCGACGATCGTCGCGATGGAAGGCGCCGGCATGCGCACGCTCCGCAAGGGAACCAACGCCTGGACCTGCATGCCCGACAATCCGACGACGCCCGGCCCCGATCCGATGTGCCTCGATGCGAACGCGATGGCCTGGGCGCAGGCCTGGATGGGGCACCAGGCGCCTCCGGCCGGGAAGGTCGGATTCATGTACATGCTCGCCGGCGGCACGGACGCGAGCAACACCGACCCGTACGCGACGAAGCCGGAGGCGGGCAACCACTGGGTGAAGACCGGGCCACACATCATGATCGTGGGCGCGGACGCCTCGTTCTACGACACGTATCCGAAGAACGCCGACCCGGACACCTCGATGCCGTACGTCATGTGGGCGGGAACGCCCTACCAGCACCTGATGGCGCCGGTGAAATAGTCGACCTCGGTAAGGGAGCGGGCGCTTCGTCGCCCGCTCCCCGTCCGTCGTCCTCTCGGCGATTCGCCCGAATCGCCCGAACGCCGCGGCGGGATCCGGCCGCGTCCGCGGCGTGGTATCGTCCCGGAAAGGTTCGAAATCGGGAGGTCCCGTCATGGAAACCCTCGTCGGTCAGACCGTTGCTCATTACCGGATCGTCGGTCTGCTCGGATCCGGCGGGATGGGGGCGGTCTACGAAGCCGAAGACACGGATCTCGGCCGGCACGTCGCGATCAAGGTGCTCTCCGCGAACCTGCAGGACGACGCGCCGATGCTCGAACGATTCAAGCGCGAGGCTCGAGCCGCGTCGTCCCTGAACCACCCCGGCATCTGCACCGTCTATTCGATCGAGCAGTACCAGGGCCGTCCGTTCATCGTCATGGAACTGATCAAGGGCGCCACGCTCGCCGAGCGGATGGGACGGCAGCCGATGCCGATCGCGCAGATCCTCGACTACGGGACCCAGATCGCGGACGCGCTCGAGTCCGCCCACTCGAAGGGGATCGCGCACCGGGATCTCAAACCCGCGAACCTGATGATCAACGACCGTGGCCAGGTCAAGATCCTGGAT from Thermoanaerobaculia bacterium encodes:
- a CDS encoding DNA mismatch repair protein MutS; this translates as LTGPNMGGKSTFLRQNALIALLARAGAFVPAKEAEIGPIDRIFTRVGASDHLARGESTFMVEMIEAANILRNATPESLVILDEVGRGTSTFDGLSLAWAIVEHLRDAPERRAFTLFATHYHEMTELAKTSPGVANFTMAVREWEGKVVFLRKVVAGGADRSYGIHVAELAGIPEPVIARAREILANLEEQELDVRGLPKFARKEGEAPKEGQFLLFAGQEELVLEKLREVEIDQLTPVAALSLLASLQDRVRR
- a CDS encoding glycoside hydrolase family 3 N-terminal domain-containing protein, giving the protein MILFARNIVSEEPLRSLVSEIRAEVPGAFLAVDQEGGPVDRFRALTGPSPSFAAAARAGAADLAGMLAGEICAAFSIDWDLAPVVDRAVEGAGRTILKERAAFEEGPPIVEAAEAFLAELAAFGVAGCLKHFPGLGRATVDSHRVLPGLAGGKGALEPDLLPFRALAPRVPAVMVSHAAVSPSPRPATLDRAIATDLLRGDVGFAGMAVSDDLDMGALAEFGGIPERAAQAFAAGCDLLCVGKDTAALPLAAEAVAGGGSRARREEAARRIAAFRAELERHGRDRRLAPRPIAEIAAAFRRAADRLG
- a CDS encoding GGDEF domain-containing protein; translation: MKIRSAFRKLGAGMAGTALVAGLLAVAVIRLRPTDPTLARILAGGGSLALLLILATGIVAGRELAARERVERGLKKLAMVDELTGLFNRRGFIEHAGGVLDLAGRMGRPAVLFFADVDGLKTINDRHGHAAGDLTLAGAARILQLTFRSSDVIARIGGDEFAVLALLDGRNGGDGILPRLRKNVEFWNGRWGQAFAVSLSVGTVAIDASVDRLEEVLARADKDLYEKKGFRGVVTA
- a CDS encoding DUF885 domain-containing protein, producing MRIFWLALTAAVISGGTPAATPREVVAEVGDAWWQFVLDENPETRLDTGVPVEHLPDVSEAHAREVVARLEPLRARLAAVDAGALEGEDRLSLLVLRERVQRAIERADHSRFFVPITPYASPLRAVTRVFAEMPIRTAADAARYLRLLDEYPVLLLRIREKLERESADGIVLPKAEIAAVVPFLAASAREGTESPFFAAPNRVAALPAATAAAFSRDVLARVAGKVNPAIRDLAAWVGGPYAAKAPESVGMSQYPGGAECYRWLIRYHTGLDLSPEEIHRTGLSEIARINGELDALRRRAGFGGDLAAYRKFLKTDPRFHPPTPDEIGRRLMAAVRRIEPKIPEEFGRLPKAPYGVRRLSPELEGSMTFGYYQIPTASNAEGDYLYNGSRLSERSLLNAAALIYHELVPGHHFQLNLQKENAALPVWRRESLDETAFVEGWGEYASSLAGEMGMYADPDDACGRLAMDAFISTRLVVDTGMNALGWSRERAIAFMKENTFEGDLQIASESLRYSTDIPAQALAYKLGSLEIRRLRDKAAAALGPKFDRRRFHDAVLGSGTLPLPVLARKIDDLVAAEKGSGERR